GGGGTAGGACTGTAGGAGATGCAATCGAGCCGAAGCTCACCATCAAATAGGAGACTCGCGCCATCGAAACGAAGGTCGCCGCCGTTGCTGGTTCGTGTTTttcatcatcattttttttttgaaaagcagTTCGTGGTTATCGTTCTTGACTCTTGAGAAATTTCCCTtccgttgctgctgctgtatTTGTCCGCTGCAGCTCTCATAGGTGGTCTCCATGGGCCGATACAAAATCAGTAGTCTAGCCCACTTGTCCTTTGCTTGGCCCAATTACTCATACTAACACCTGCTGATTCCACAAGAATGAGAGAGCTTTGCAGTTGCATGTCCAAACCCCGGCCGGATTTAATTTATCGGAGAGCTAGCTAAGCTTGGTCTTGGTCTCTGCCGACGCCGTCACCATTTGGTCTTGCTCCCGGCGCCCGTTCTTAGCTCGCCTAGAATGCCACAGATCGACCACATGTAACTTAACTGCAGCGATGTGGATCGGTTTCTGTGTTAGTTTCAGAGCTCGGTCACAACTCACATGGCCTAACAAAGATTAGTACCAAAAAAGTATACTCGACAAATCCACATGACAATTTCGCATTGTGCTAACTACTGGAATTGTTGGTACTCCACCTTTGACAAACAAGGGGATCTTACTTGCCTCTGGATTTTCgttgttttttttaatgaacAGGAGAGGCTTGCCCCTCCTGATTAGATATATTTAATATAAATGGATTTTCGTTGTTGTTTTCGTTTGACCAGTTGTGTCCGTTGGATGTCGATTCGAGGGATTGAATCGTTTCTTGGACCTAGTAACCTACTGACGCACAAAAGAGTACAATAAGCTCGCACTCCTCTGATCCGCCCGGCTACCTCCTTTCGTTTGCAGCCACTGGAATCAATCTTCTTTGTTGTCATCCCCCACGCCCTCGGGGTTATCTGCTTCCCACACAGCCTGCTGTCCTGATTGCTCCGCTTGCCTCTCAAGGCCATCTCTCCTAAGTCTCGATAACTCGGACTGTTTGGTTAGAGGTCAGTTCACTCATTTTGGCACTTTTTTAGTCCCTAAGGTGCTAAACAGTAGTCCATATGTGGTGGACTAAAGCATGTTGGGGACATCCCTGCCCCTCGTTTATTACCCTCCCTCCCACCCGGCTTCCTTtgccggcctccctcccgccgcctctcacccggcccccgccgccggcctccggccCGGCCCCCACCGTCGGCCTCCCTCTCGCCGCCCAGTGCGCCCCCAtacggagggagagggaggtaccggagaggaggagagcgccGGCGGCTCCAGAGCATAGCTACCGCGGCATCCCTGCAGGTCGGAGTTGGCTGTGTGCGCCGGCCCATGCGCCGCCCCGCACGAACGGCTTCCCCGCAGGTCGGGGCCGCTCCTCGCCTAGTGCGTCCGCGCgtcgagggagggaggcgagctGCCCCAGGCGCGTGCGGGCTAAGGGAGAGGGAGGTCGTGCGGGGAGTTCTCCGCGCGCGGGCGCAGTGGGGGGGGGGATAGGGAGGCAGTGTGGGGACTGCTTGGCGTTTTGCAAGGGGGATTGGAGAGAGGATGGGGTATATGCTCCGTTTTGCTTGACTTGCTTCAATTTTGTTCAAACCACTGGCAGGACTATTAGTCGCTTGCATCAACAGAAATTGTTAGCATTGCTCTGAAATTGTTAGCATTACTCTGAAATTGTACATTTGCGGAAATTGTTAGTGGGTAGCAGGGGTAAAAAGATCTTTGTTCAACTGCATTAATGGACTTCagtccatggaaccaaacagggtagggactaaagtttagtccatggactaaaggaaccaaacactcACTAAATCTGGGTGCCTAAGAGAATTGATAAGGTATTAAAACTTATAATCCTTTTTATAAAGGATGCCTGTAGTTATAGTACACGATCCGTGTGCGAGCCTGCTACCCTCGTCGTGCAGCCACTACCACCCCAGCTCCGATCCCCAACCACTGGTCCCATCTAGGGGTGGAGCTGGCCAATTCGACGCCTAGAGCTACTAACGGATTGATTGAGACTGCTTGCGTCTATTCCTTTAGGCTACCCTCCGCTTCCCTCCGCCACTgggtccaccaccaccatccctTGCCCCCCCCACCCACACACAAACATAATCAGGTTGTTGGGTTCTTGCTGGACCCTTCGCTCGAGCCCTTGCACtataaaaaattaatatgaaACCATTAGAAAtgtttttccactcatatttaATTTTAGCTTGTTCTTGAATAAACTTTTCTAATTTTCCTTTGACCCGTCGCTAAAATTTAATAGTtccatttggcactgcatggctTGTAGCTCGAAGTATATGATATTTGACTATGTAGATGACTCAAAACTCGCTCATGATGTGTCCTGATGAAATATCAAGTGTCGATCCATTGGCCAGTGGTCCGAAAGATCTAGATCTCCTTGCATTTTCCATTTTCATAACAATTCCCCGAAAAGGGCAAATGTATACAAGGGTCACATCATTATCACACGACCAGGGAAAGGAAAGGTGGACAATAGCTCATCCTTTCATAGAAAAGGTTTCCGAATGCAGGGTCGCTTTCATGAATCATATGGACCAAATACGTGCCACAGATATTTGAATGAACATGACCTATTTTGTAGTCTAGTGTAGATTTGCAATTGAGGCTCTATCACTACTACAATAGAGAAACAATGCCATCACAATAATTTGCTAATTAATAAGATAGTATAAATCCTATGTATGAGCCCGGTTGGTCTTATTTGCATGGCATCTTGTTGCAGGTGGTGTCATTAAATTGCTGATGAGACATGATAGGTACTTCAACGGTTAGAATTTAGGCGATGCACTTTCAAATATCAAGAGCATGTAATGTATCTATTTGAAAAGGACGTAGAAATATCAATCGAGAAAGGGAGACACAAAGATATGTCTGATGTGTGGACGATGTTGGAACAGCCATTGATATTTTACTGCTGTGTCACCGAAAAATCACCAAGTTATGGAGCTCAACTTCTATTCATCCTCATCTCTACATCAATCTACTTTTTTGATGCAACTACATCAATCTACTTGTAACCATAGCTATATATATATTGGAAAATTGTGTTGAAAAAGGTACCCGTAAATAGATGAAAGTAGATAAACTGGAACTTTGCACATTACCAAATAAGCTAATTTACTCCCACTAAAACACTACGTGGATTGTAGAAGGATCCACAACCGGCACATCTACAAGACTACAGTTGCAAAAGGAAGAACTCGCAGGCTGAGTGTAATAATTCAGTGAGAGCTGAGCACAGCAAGTGTAGGTGTCCCCATCTGGCCATCTCAGATCACACACTCTCCAAAAGCCAAATGCCATCCTCCGTCCATAAACCCTCGCAAAATATCTGCGCCGATACAGCGTTGCCAGCGATCCAGAGCCCGTGGTGGCCAACCACGCCCCATCTGCTAACACGTAGCCAGGCACCGCGCCCAGATATTTgttgccgcctccctccccttcttataCCCTGCCACCGCAGCACCATCCCCTCCACTCCATTCCATCCATCTCCAGTTCTCCACAACCCAAGAAGGCAAGAAACTCCCGCAGCCATGGCCACCACCGCGTCGACCCTCCTCAAGTCCTCCTTCGCCGGCGCCCGGCTCCCGTCCGCCCCGCGCGCACCGTCCTCCGTCGTCGTGgccgccccgcgcgccggccccatctgcgcctccatctcctcctccccctccaacCCGCCCTACGACCTCACGTCCTTCCGGTTCAGCCCCATCAAGGAGTCCATCGTCTCCCGCGAGATGACCCGCCGGTACATGACCGACATGATCACCTACGCCGACACCGACGTCGTCATCGTCGGCGCCGGCTCCGCGGGGCTCTCCTGCGCGTACGAGCTCTCCAAGGACCCCTCCATCAGCATCGCCATCGTCGAGCAGTCCGtctcccccggcggcggcgcctggctCGGCGGCCAGCTCTTCTCCGCCATGGTGGTGCGCAAGCCGGCGCACCTCTTCCTCGACGAGCTCGGCATCGCGTACGACGAGGCCGAGGACTACGTGGTCATCAAGCACGCCGCGCTCTTCACCTCCACCGTCATGAgccgcctcctcgcgcgccccAACGTGAAGCTCTTcaacgccgtcgccgtcgaggaccTCATCGTCAAGCAgggccgcgtcggcggcgtggTCACCAACTGGGCGCTGGTGTCCATGAACCACGACACGCAGTCGTGCATGGACCCCAACGTGATGGAGGCCAAGATCGTGGTGAGCTCCTGCGGCCACGACGGGCCGTTCGGGGCCACCGGCGTCAAGAGGCTGCAGGACATCGGCATGATCAGCGCCGTGCCCGGGATGAAGGCCCTCGACATGAACACCGCCGAGGACGAGATCGTCCGCCTCACGCGTGAGGTCGTGCCAGGCATGATCGTCACCGGCATGGAGGTCGCCGAGATCGACGGCGCCCCGAGAATGGTGAGAATCGAAGGATGGATTTCTTGGTAATCTTATCTTTCTCCTGGTTCTTGGAATGAGTGGCTGATGAACATCTCCGAATCTGTTGCGATTGCAGGGCCCGACGTTCGGCGCCATGATGATCTCCGGGCAGAAGGCGGCGCACCTGGCGCTGAAGGCGCTGGGCAGGCCCAACGCCATCGACGGGACGGCCCAGACGGTGCCGCAGGTGTGGCGCGAGGAGTTCGTGATGGCGTCCAAGGACGACGAGGTCGTGGACGCGTGAGCAGGGGAAGGCGTTGGAAACAGGGGATGCGCGTCGGGTGGAGCGATTTGGGGGATTTCAGCGTTTCTTTGGGACCTTTGCCCTGTTGAATTTAGCTTTGCCTCGCTAGTGTCGTGTTTCATAGCACTGCCAACTGCCATGCCGTGCCACCGTGTGCTCTGTCTCGTGGGGCCACCACTCTGTGGGGCCCTTCTGGCAGCATCGAATGAATAAAAGAGAAATTGAGAAAATGGAATAAATTGTCAATTTCCATGTTGGTGTGGTACGTGATTGATTTGTTGCGTACTTTGGCTTCTTTGTTTATTACTAAAATCATTACGCTGTGATTGATTTGTGCGTACTTTGGCTTCTTGATTTTGCGGTTACCAAAATCATTATGCTGAATTCTTGGGATTTCAAATCCGGAAACTGAAATCTGGATAcacttgtactccctccatcccactCCATCCAAAAAAAGATGCAAGTCTAGTATTCTTCACATGGATCAATGAACATGTAAAATGACGCATGTGCCTCTACAACAGACAATCTGTACTGAGGTGATCCATTAAATATTCTGAAGTTCCAAACAACATATCAATATATCCAACAATCTTTAAATAGGAGATACTTATAAGCACCGGGTCACTACCAACTACCGAGTACAAGAAGTTGCCGGAATGTTCTACAGCAAATAGAATGCAAAATTTGAAATCCCGCCATTTTCCCTCTTTTCTTTGGCCTATAAAAGTCTGCTAGCCATAGCTTCAATGTCGTTTTCTTCTTCCATTCGGCATCCATGGCTTTAGATCTTAACAAAGCACCACTAGATGATGAAGAGGGCTTACCAGACCTCAACCAACCACGGCTTTAGACTCAACAAAGCACCACCAGATGATGAAGAGGGCTTACCCAGACCTCAACCAACCACTAGATGATGAAGAGCTTTTGCAACAGCAACATAATCTTGATGGAGCTAAGTTTGCTGGAGGGCAACAACTTATCATCAGTTCAGGTGATTACCTCATGACTTAATATCTATGTTAATTGATGAATATGAATGCACCAAGACTTTTATATCATCTTACCTTAACACTTACCTTCCGCTGATGATCCACATAAAAACAGTTGatggaggagagggatcagcttaCCTTCCAGACCTCAATGAGCAACCTGCAAATGAGGAAGAATTTTTGCAAATCCATGAGACACAACAAGGGATCAACTTAGGTAATCGATTCTCATTACTCCAGTACTTATTGGATATGGTTCAACATAATTTATTTTTAGCAATAGCTAACCTGTGAACTTGATTTATAGTCAATGATCTGGATATTGTATTTGAGGAAGAAGAGTTGGAAAACTCAACCGACGAAGAAGATGAACATGCAAATGGAAGTGCTCAAACTAGGTCAAAAGAACTTACTGCCACTCAAAGAAAATAGATATATGAAGCATTGCTTGAGAGAAGTAATCGTGGAAAA
Above is a genomic segment from Setaria viridis chromosome 4, Setaria_viridis_v4.0, whole genome shotgun sequence containing:
- the LOC117853273 gene encoding thiamine thiazole synthase 2, chloroplastic; its protein translation is MATTASTLLKSSFAGARLPSAPRAPSSVVVAAPRAGPICASISSSPSNPPYDLTSFRFSPIKESIVSREMTRRYMTDMITYADTDVVIVGAGSAGLSCAYELSKDPSISIAIVEQSVSPGGGAWLGGQLFSAMVVRKPAHLFLDELGIAYDEAEDYVVIKHAALFTSTVMSRLLARPNVKLFNAVAVEDLIVKQGRVGGVVTNWALVSMNHDTQSCMDPNVMEAKIVVSSCGHDGPFGATGVKRLQDIGMISAVPGMKALDMNTAEDEIVRLTREVVPGMIVTGMEVAEIDGAPRMGPTFGAMMISGQKAAHLALKALGRPNAIDGTAQTVPQVWREEFVMASKDDEVVDA